The Rhododendron vialii isolate Sample 1 chromosome 1a, ASM3025357v1 region CTTTACCTGCACACAGAAGATATGCATAAGATACGAACCGAGATTTGGGTCCTAATTTTCCATCGATGAATGCAAAATTGTACCAGGAGTTAGCAAATGATGTAACAGCCTAGATTCAACATTTTCCAGAATGACACCAAGTGAAGAGCATGCTTGGCTCATTGATTCACAGCCACGCAAAGCTGATATGAACTCCTGTAGCTGTTTCTTTCCTGCGTCCTCATATAGAACTACTTTATTTGCATTCCTTCCATTAGCTTCACTGTATTACATGGATATGAGATACATAAGTCATCTTAAGAGACAATCAGAAAGAGTAATAAGTTATCAGTCAAGCCAATCTTACCTACTAGCAAAGATGCGAGCCAACAACCGCTCCATGTCTGGAAGCCTGGACAAATCTTTTCGAAATTTAAGTGCAAAAGGTAGATGGACCCCCTGACAACAAATCTATATATTAGGAGATATGCGGAACAGATGTCAATAGATAGATGCACAAATGGGAAAATGAAGATATCAGTacgcaattttttttctcttttccaatAGCACTCCCCTTATCTTTTTAACTATCTGATAGCAGCGTTAAACAGATCCCTGAACCTGAGCCCAATTTTCAGCTGCAAATATGGAGAATACTAAAGTCAAGTATGACTTTTCACTGTTTTCCTTTCTTGGCAAGAGCTGAAAATGCACTTTTTCTGCAAGCATCTTCTACCTTATGCACTAGAATTGTCTCCCCCCaaaccacccccacccccacccctaTTTTTGGATTCTTGGCAAAGACGCACAAATCACGGTGACAGTGAAAAGAATAGAGAGTTTACCTTGAGTCCTGCTAAAGCATCCTGACGTTCTTTAATGGATTCCACGTGATATAAAGGTCTTGCAAGCCATGTTTTGAGTAACCTCTTTCCAAATGCTGTCACACAATGGTTCAACTGTGCATATAATGTCCTACACAGACAAGTAAATCACCTAAATATTAGGTCAAAGGTATTGACGTTGAATAGTTATATACAAAGTACGAACACGCCAAGATTACCCTGAAGGGTCTCCTGTTCTGCTATTCTCAAATATCTCAAGATTCTCCAGTGCAGCTGCATCAAGCACCATGTACGGCTTTTGACCAATATCACTGAAACCAGAGCACGGAAGCAACTCAAATTTTGCAAATCTGAGCAAAGTTTCATCCAGAAAAGTTTGCTTCAGGTAGAAAAGAGTGCCTCCAAGAGCTGAAAGCGCATAGCTTCCATCATAACCTGCATTCACAAGCTCTGACAATGCATTTGGTAGGGATCTGAAGGCCTCCTCTGAAGAGGATCCACTATCATGCAAATTTGCTTCATTACTACGCCTGTAGATAGCCTTGACTTCGGAGACAGTTTTCTCAGCATCCCAGAATTCCAGAAGGGGAACCAATTCGTTAACTAAAGGACTTCTTGTGTGTCTCAACAGCGCTGTCTCAGTTTCAAGGCTAAGAATTTTAGCAGGCTTTATAATTTCCACTGGCCTTAATTCAGACAATAGACAACACAACGTACTGCACTCTGGATCATCCTGAAACTGATAACATAGAGGCAAGCTTATTCAGGTTAAAAGAATCAAGATGACAGACTTGGCTCATAACATAATcaaccaattaaaaaataaaacaaataaccAAGTGTTGTGTTTGCTTTTGTCAGACTTACATTGTCCCTCACAAACATGCAAAAACTAGAACTctaatacacacccaaataacgTGAACAGTCATCCACATGTCCACGCAGTAGGGCCGTGCTCTATTGGCCCTTGGGTGCAAGAAACTGCTAGGCCACTCAGCTCACACCACCAAATTTTCTAAACCGTGTTCACTTACGTCCACATCTTTGGAACAGATGAGGAGTTTTTTGATCAATGACTGGTAAATTCCACTCAAAGCATGAAACTAAAAGCACAGAATCCCTAACTTCAGATTCAAAACTGACCTGACCAAGGATAATCTTGCTTGTAGCAACATCAACCACACAAATGCCAAAGATGCGCTCCTGCTGGTTTGCTGAAGTTCGACAGCTTTCCGTCACCGCCAGCAAGTAAGAAGGTTCAGGGTTCGATGAAATTGTCTCTCCCTCAGTTATTGTTCCTTTTGTGACCACAGCACATATTTCCCGTCTCACAACCTATATAACAAAGGTAGATGTTAACCTTAACACAGCCAAAGATTTCCCACAAAGAGAATCTTTATTGATCTCTTGAATAGAATATGACCTTGTCTTTAGAACCTTTCTCCTTGCGACGAACCTCCAGCTGTTCAGGGGTCTCTGTCTGCTCGACAACAAGAACCCGATAGCCCTGCTCCATCGAGAAACTCACTTTATTAATGATTCAAGTATGATGGGCTGATCAGCCAGATACATAAGCCCAATATACGGAAGTTTGAGCTTCAAGCTTAAATAAAGGCTTAAATACTTAAatggtccttacaaaatagagtcggtttcattttcgtccttataaaattttttgtgtcaatttcGTCCTTTCAGTTTGTGACACAGTTCAATATCACCCTTGCCATCAACTAGTGGATGGAATTCACCCTTGCCGTCCTTCCAGTTTGTTACCCAAGTTTTTAATGCAAATGGTTTAAGGTTTTCCGCCCAAAAGATGTTGTTTACTACAGGAACATCATTAGTTTATACAGTACTAATTTGTATCATCAGtttatatactaattttttcaGTGGGGGACAAATTGAAAGTGTGCATGATTTTTTATACCTTTCACCTACCTTTTTCTCTgttaaaaaatgtttgttttgtaCGCATTTGTGGTCCCCTCTTTGTACGCATTTGGGTTCAATTTGAAACGGCTCAACGGTCAATGCACATGGCCAAAGGCCATGTACCGTGGTTTTTTCGCCGTTTAAGGCTGTTTAGGCCTTCGGAAACTCAAATTTGCCGTTTAAGGAAATATTTGACTTGCTAATAACAACTTGGGCAAGAAAAATCCGAATTAAGTCGTTATTTTGGGAGAAGTCTTacaattttctctattttctagttttgctattattctgaattttttcatttttggtaatTTCCGTTATTAATTGATTCGGTGTCCGTTTTAAGGCCAATCAATTAGAGTTAGGGTTTTTCTAGCCTCCGGGGCAAGATAGTGATTGATTATTATTGAATGAAAAGAGTCTAGAGATCGTTTTCTCTAAACCTATAtcgtttgtgattttttttgtcgCATGTTCATAATGTAATTGAATGGCAGATTGATCTTGTGCgtcttttttttggtagaaaacAATGTTGGTAATATTGGGGGAAGAGACGTGGGCCAGGTAGGTACCAAATAAGGCTTCCGTTATCCAAGTAGGCGAATTCCGTCCACTGGTTGACGGCAAGGGTGACATTGAACTGAGTCACAAACTggaaggacgaaattgacacaaaatttTTTAtaaggacgaaaatgaaaccGACTCTATTTAGTAAGGACCATTTAAGTATTTAAGCCTTAATAAAATGATGGTGGGCAAACCTTTCGAGCCAACTTCTCTACATTCAGTGAAAAATTCTTTTCAGGAAATCCACAATGAGGCTGTTCTCCCTGAAAATGTGATTGGATGCCAAACAAATAAATCAAGAGAGAAATACTCCATCCAAATAACCGCCTAAAGGCCCTAAGCTATCATGACTCAAGAGAATATGGTATGTATCTGCTTTGAGGTTGTCCACTGGTCTTccccattttaaaattttaacagGCTCTTCCAGAAAAGAGTCTAACAATTTAACGTCAAGACTCAAGCctagtgggaaaaaaaataaggtcAGCTTGTGCACCTTTTGAAAAGAGCTACTAAACCTAATTCTCGTTCAGGTGAAGGAAGAATCTTCATTCTAACGCTAAATTGAGACTCAATCTGGAGGGCTGATTAGATGAAATCTCAAGCCATTTGCTGAATGAACTTGAACCAGTTGATACCTTCATATACTGCAAATCAAGTTCTTTCGCTCCTACATGTGCATCCATTTCGAAAAGCTCATAAAACTTGCCCATCTGCTCCAACAATGATAAAATGGTTATTATTTCATTGGATGAATGCGACTATGCGAGTAACTAGTTGAAAGTGACATTACGCAGCTAGAATCAACCCCAAGTAACAATAGCCATTACCTTGAAAAATAGAACCTTATCCATATGCTTTGACTTGAACTCCCACCATTGTCTCTACAAAAAAACCAAATGACCCATATTAATGAACTGTGTTACAACATAACAAACAAATCCCCAAACTAACTGTCATCTAATTATTACCTGGCCACCACTTAAGCTCTTAGAAAAATCAGGAGGTAAGTAGAGAGTCCTTGGATCATAATTCACATCTCCAGGACGCCTTCTATTAGCATCCCTACGCTCTCTGCGGCAGCAATAAAGTAAGTGGTGGTGGTTCCACATAGAAAGTTAGCGCATGACTgaataaagaattatggaagaCCATGAAGGAACAAAGCATAGCAATGTTGGatgattttcttttctgaaAGATCAATGCAGGATGATTATCTCAGTAAAAAGCAAACTACGAGATGCAGTATGAACTTACTCCCCAAGGAAGTGCAACTTCTGTCTTTCGCGCATGCCAAACCTTTCTGCTGCATCCCCCACTAAAGCATCATCCACAACATGAGACCCCTTTCCGCCTACAAAAAGGATGTTAACATTCAATACAAAGCAACATTCAAGCTTATGCTTAAGATGGACTAGAAGTCCATAGCGGCAGCCTACTGCCAGTAGCAGAGTGGGTAACATTAAAACACAGGGAATGCATGCCATGAACTACGAATATTACGAGCTCTTATGAAGAATGAACGGCAGAATggtaagaaaacaaataaagacAGTCATGAGAACCTTTATTTTTAGAGAATCGAATAGATATCCAAATTGCATATATAAAGTTGTATTGCAACCAtgtctttgtgtgtgtgtgtgtgtgtgtgtgtgtgtgtggggggggggggcttgGTTTCAATTTACTTAAGATGCCAGTTACAGTTAGTCATCAAGTAGAGAACCAAGCAAGCATACATCAGTGAGGCTCACATGTAGAAACAAACATAACTGAAATGCAAAGAAATAGGTCCATCATTTGCTTAATGACTAAAATGTTCTCACATGGTTATTTCCCCTCCAATTTCAATTCCATTTTGCTTTAAAATGAAATAACAACTTATAAGACTCCGTGACTTACTGCCATTATCTTTGGGCTCCACCATTTTGCCTCCATTGCCATCTAAAGCACTCTTGCTCTTCTTACTAGAACCTAACTGCCCTCCACTTGACTTTCGCTTTTTTAATTCTGAATTCTTGGCCGGAGTTCGTTTTGCTATTTTCACATCATTGTCTTCCTCCTCGAAATCCATACCATCCAAAACATCCTCAGCTGCTTCTGTTTCGCCATTCTTATCCCAGTCTTCATCAGCCGAATCATCATCGGCACTGCCACTTTCTGCCTCCGCCGCATTGGTCACCGCCTCTCCTTCATCATCTTCAATGACCGAGACGCGGCGCAGCCGGCGGAACCTTCTGGTA contains the following coding sequences:
- the LOC131304554 gene encoding DNA mismatch repair protein MSH6 isoform X2, with amino-acid sequence MASRRPTNGRSPLVNQQRQITSFFTKSSSSSSSPSPSPSVLLSKQTPVTISNPKPNSNPKRSPSPSPTTPSPLQTKQKKKKKLDKPLLLIGSSPSSHPTPDAATILYGDEVVNKRIKIYWPLDQSWYEGSIKSFDKISRKHLIQYDDADEELLDLAKEKFEWVEEVTRRFRRLRRVSVIEDDEGEAVTNAAEAESGSADDDSADEDWDKNGETEAAEDVLDGMDFEEEDNDVKIAKRTPAKNSELKKRKSSGGQLGSSKKSKSALDGNGGKMVEPKDNGSGKGSHVVDDALVGDAAERFGMRERQKLHFLGEERRDANRRRPGDVNYDPRTLYLPPDFSKSLSGGQRQWWEFKSKHMDKVLFFKMGKFYELFEMDAHVGAKELDLQYMKGEQPHCGFPEKNFSLNVEKLARKGYRVLVVEQTETPEQLEVRRKEKGSKDKVVRREICAVVTKGTITEGETISSNPEPSYLLAVTESCRTSANQQERIFGICVVDVATSKIILGQFQDDPECSTLCCLLSELRPVEIIKPAKILSLETETALLRHTRSPLVNELVPLLEFWDAEKTVSEVKAIYRRSNEANLHDSGSSSEEAFRSLPNALSELVNAGYDGSYALSALGGTLFYLKQTFLDETLLRFAKFELLPCSGFSDIGQKPYMVLDAAALENLEIFENSRTGDPSGTLYAQLNHCVTAFGKRLLKTWLARPLYHVESIKERQDALAGLKGVHLPFALKFRKDLSRLPDMERLLARIFASSEANGRNANKVVLYEDAGKKQLQEFISALRGCESMSQACSSLGVILENVESRLLHHLLTPGKGLPDVHSVLKHFQDAFDWVEANNSGRIIPHEGVDMEYDSACRAVIELESSLKKHLKEQRNLLGDPLVTYVTIGKDAYLLEVPESLCGRIPENYELRSSKKGFFRYWTPTIKRLIGELSQAESEKESKLKSILQRLVGRFCEHHNKWRQYVSSIAELDVLISLAIVCDYYEGPTCQPVILGLPCPDEVPCLSAKSLGHPVIRSDSLGKSTFVPNDVTIGGSGHASFILLTGPNMGGKSTLLRQVCLAVILAQDGCKRSYYGWPKHISDRASGDSIYAGSRYLNISSTRCSVEECFQLTIID
- the LOC131304554 gene encoding DNA mismatch repair protein MSH6 isoform X3, which encodes MASRRPTNGRSPLVNQQRQITSFFTKSSSSSSSPSPSPSVLLSKQTPVTISNPKPNSNPKRSPSPSPTTPSPLQTKQKKKKKLDKPLLLIGSSPSSHPTPDAATILYGDEVVNKRIKIYWPLDQSWYEGSIKSFDKISRKHLIQYDDADEELLDLAKEKFEWVEEVTRRFRRLRRVSVIEDDEGEAVTNAAEAESGSADDDSADEDWDKNGETEAAEDVLDGMDFEEEDNDVKIAKRTPAKNSELKKRKSSGGQLGSSKKSKSALDGNGGKMVEPKDNGSGKGSHVVDDALVGDAAERFGMRERQKLHFLGEERRDANRRRPGDVNYDPRTLYLPPDFSKSLSGGQRQWWEFKSKHMDKVLFFKMGKFYELFEMDAHVGAKELDLQYMKGEQPHCGFPEKNFSLNVEKLARKGYRVLVVEQTETPEQLEVRRKEKGSKDKVVRREICAVVTKGTITEGETISSNPEPSYLLAVTESCRTSANQQERIFGICVVDVATSKIILGQFQDDPECSTLCCLLSELRPVEIIKPAKILSLETETALLRHTRSPLVNELVPLLEFWDAEKTVSEVKAIYRRSNEANLHDSGSSSEEAFRSLPNALSELVNAGYDGSYALSALGGTLFYLKQTFLDETLLRFAKFELLPCSGFSDIGQKPYMVLDAAALENLEIFENSRTGDPSGTLYAQLNHCVTAFGKRLLKTWLARPLYHVESIKERQDALAGLKGVHLPFALKFRKDLSRLPDMERLLARIFASSEANGRNANKVVLYEDAGKKQLQEFISALRGCESMSQACSSLGVILENVESRLLHHLLTPGKGLPDVHSVLKHFQDAFDWVEANNSGRIIPHEGVDMEYDSACRAVIELESSLKKHLKEQRNLLGDPLVTYVTIGKDAYLLEVPESLCGRIPENYELRSSKKGFFRYWTPTIKRLIGELSQAESEKESKLKSILQRLVGRFCEHHNKWRQYVSSIAELDVLISLAIVCDYYEGPTCQPVILGLPCPDEVPCLSAKSLGHPVIRSDSLGKSTFVPNDVTIGGSGHASFILLTGPNMGGKSTLLRQVCLAVILAQDGCKRSYYGWPKHISDRASGDSIYAVICYLQFTCGVG
- the LOC131304554 gene encoding DNA mismatch repair protein MSH6 isoform X4 is translated as MASRRPTNGRSPLVNQQRQITSFFTKSSSSSSSPSPSPSVLLSKQTPVTISNPKPNSNPKRSPSPSPTTPSPLQTKQKKKKKLDKPLLLIGSSPSSHPTPDAATILYGDEVVNKRIKIYWPLDQSWYEGSIKSFDKISRKHLIQYDDADEELLDLAKEKFEWVEEVTRRFRRLRRVSVIEDDEGEAVTNAAEAESGSADDDSADEDWDKNGETEAAEDVLDGMDFEEEDNDVKIAKRTPAKNSELKKRKSSGGQLGSSKKSKSALDGNGGKMVEPKDNGSGKGSHVVDDALVGDAAERFGMRERQKLHFLGEERRDANRRRPGDVNYDPRTLYLPPDFSKSLSGGQRQWWEFKSKHMDKVLFFKMGKFYELFEMDAHVGAKELDLQYMKGEQPHCGFPEKNFSLNVEKLARKGYRVLVVEQTETPEQLEVRRKEKGSKDKVVRREICAVVTKGTITEGETISSNPEPSYLLAVTESCRTSANQQERIFGICVVDVATSKIILGQFQDDPECSTLCCLLSELRPVEIIKPAKILSLETETALLRHTRSPLVNELVPLLEFWDAEKTVSEVKAIYRRSNEANLHDSGSSSEEAFRSLPNALSELVNAGYDGSYALSALGGTLFYLKQTFLDETLLRFAKFELLPCSGFSDIGQKPYMVLDAAALENLEIFENSRTGDPSGTLYAQLNHCVTAFGKRLLKTWLARPLYHVESIKERQDALAGLKGVHLPFALKFRKDLSRLPDMERLLARIFASSEANGRNANKVVLYEDAGKKQLQEFISALRGCESMSQACSSLGVILENVESRLLHHLLTPGKGLPDVHSVLKHFQDAFDWVEANNSGRIIPHEGVDMEYDSACRAVIELESSLKKHLKEQRNLLGDPLVTYVTIGKDAYLLEVPESLCGRIPENYELRSSKKGFFRYWTPTIKRLIGELSQAESEKESKLKSILQRLVGRFCEHHNKWRQYVSSIAELDVLISLAIVCDYYEGPTCQPVILGLPCPDEVPCLSAKSLGHPVIRSDSLGKSTFVPNDVTIGGSGHASFILLTGPNMGGKSTLLRQVCLAVILAQERMSLQKALKCHLSTGSLLGWVQKIILWLAKAHF